One Paenisporosarcina sp. FSL H8-0542 genomic region harbors:
- a CDS encoding DUF421 domain-containing protein: MNLDNFSFLEMIVRTTVTFVVLLGLARLLGKEQLSQLTFFNYITGITIGSIAGEVVAHDDTHYFNAITSLIWWSILTVIFSYISMKSAKAKSLLDDKPMIVIKNGKILENGLKKSRLPIGDLNMLLRMQGIFSVKDVHFAVLETNGELSVFKKVAQQSATKQDVKAQIVVPKYMPCTIIAEGKIILRNLQGAGLTEEWVMKQLTKHGVNSIQQVFYAEIESDGTIYIDLGEDD, encoded by the coding sequence ATGAATCTGGATAATTTTAGTTTTTTAGAGATGATTGTTAGAACGACCGTTACTTTTGTGGTCTTGCTTGGTCTTGCACGGCTTTTAGGTAAGGAACAATTAAGTCAGTTAACCTTTTTTAATTACATAACCGGTATCACTATTGGTTCGATAGCTGGTGAAGTGGTTGCACATGACGATACTCATTATTTCAATGCGATAACATCATTGATTTGGTGGTCTATTCTAACAGTGATTTTCAGTTATATATCAATGAAATCTGCCAAGGCAAAATCATTACTCGATGATAAACCGATGATTGTCATAAAGAATGGAAAGATTTTGGAGAACGGACTTAAGAAAAGCCGCCTTCCTATCGGGGATTTAAATATGTTACTAAGAATGCAGGGGATTTTCTCAGTTAAGGATGTGCATTTTGCCGTTTTGGAAACAAACGGAGAGCTGAGTGTTTTCAAAAAAGTTGCGCAGCAATCAGCGACGAAGCAAGATGTAAAAGCACAAATCGTTGTACCGAAATATATGCCCTGCACAATCATTGCGGAGGGTAAAATCATTCTTCGAAATTTGCAGGGAGCTGGCCTAACAGAAGAGTGGGTAATGAAACAATTGACGAAACATGGCGTGAATTCAATACAACAAGTATTTTATGCCGAGATTGAATCGGATGGCACCATTTACATTGATTTAGGAGAAGACGATTGA
- a CDS encoding adenylate kinase yields the protein MNIVLMGLPGAGKGTQADKIVEKYEIPHISTGDMFRAAIKDVTELGLKAKAFMDEGALVPDEVTIGIVRERLSKADCEKGFLLDGFPRTVPQAEALDALLADLNKDVEHVLNIQVEQEELIKRLTGRRICKVCGTAYHLIFNPSQKDGVCDKDGGELYQRADDNPETVSNRLEVNMKQTQPLLDYYGNKGVLTNINGQQDIHKVFADLNALLEGNRS from the coding sequence ATGAATATCGTTTTAATGGGTCTGCCAGGTGCAGGTAAAGGCACTCAAGCAGATAAAATTGTTGAGAAGTACGAAATCCCTCATATTTCTACAGGCGACATGTTCCGAGCAGCTATAAAAGATGTTACGGAACTAGGCCTAAAAGCCAAAGCGTTTATGGATGAGGGTGCATTAGTACCTGATGAAGTAACGATCGGAATTGTCCGTGAAAGATTAAGCAAAGCTGATTGTGAAAAAGGATTTCTATTGGACGGGTTTCCACGTACTGTTCCTCAAGCTGAAGCACTTGATGCGCTTTTAGCAGATTTGAACAAAGACGTAGAGCACGTTTTGAACATCCAAGTTGAACAAGAAGAGTTGATTAAGCGCCTAACTGGTCGTCGCATCTGTAAAGTCTGCGGCACTGCGTACCATTTAATCTTCAATCCATCTCAAAAAGATGGAGTGTGTGATAAAGATGGAGGCGAGCTTTACCAGCGCGCGGATGACAATCCGGAAACGGTCTCAAACCGTCTGGAAGTAAATATGAAACAAACACAACCTTTGCTTGACTATTATGGCAACAAAGGCGTGTTGACAAATATTAACGGTCAGCAAGACATTCATAAGGTATTTGCTGATTTAAACGCTCTTTTAGAGGGCAACCGCAGCTGA
- a CDS encoding YitT family protein encodes MPFIHKTISIVVGSLLMAIGVNVFLINHELLDGGTFGMGLILHYLTGMQVGLLVILLSIPVLILALFYNRSFLYNSIHGMLISSFVVDLTYNPLRTLGYVLDQNPLGSAVLGGIFVGAGIGLMLRYDTSIGGTDLLGQIIANYLKINPGVIIFMIDFIIVFTGYFLIDDSSLVLSFITVICVGTMTSLLAMKSKKVKVPVISFGI; translated from the coding sequence ATGCCCTTTATACATAAAACGATATCGATTGTTGTTGGAAGTTTGTTGATGGCAATAGGCGTGAACGTTTTTCTGATTAACCATGAGTTATTGGATGGTGGCACTTTTGGGATGGGGTTAATATTGCATTACCTGACAGGGATGCAAGTGGGCTTGCTGGTGATTCTGTTGAGTATTCCTGTCTTGATTCTTGCTTTGTTTTATAATCGATCTTTTTTATACAATAGCATTCACGGTATGCTGATTTCTTCCTTCGTAGTGGATTTAACGTATAATCCGTTACGGACCTTAGGATATGTTCTGGATCAAAATCCGTTAGGGAGCGCAGTATTAGGGGGCATATTTGTTGGTGCAGGAATCGGACTCATGCTTCGTTACGATACCAGTATTGGCGGAACGGATTTGCTTGGACAAATTATAGCAAATTATTTGAAAATCAATCCCGGAGTGATTATCTTTATGATTGATTTCATTATAGTTTTTACAGGCTACTTTTTAATTGACGACAGCTCCTTGGTTTTATCATTTATCACAGTAATCTGTGTGGGGACGATGACTAGTCTGCTAGCTATGAAGAGTAAAAAGGTAAAAGTGCCTGTTATTTCATTTGGAATTTGA
- a CDS encoding energy-coupling factor ABC transporter ATP-binding protein codes for MTEIISLHEVTYTYSPEEKDARKAVENISFSVNDGEWIAIVGHNGSGKSTMAKLMNGLLFPQSGEVRVLGETLNEENLWDIRSQMGMVFQNPDNQFVGATVQDDVAFALENNGVPFKDMVVRVHESLAQVKMEKFLDSEPHHLSGGQKQRVAIAGALALKPRILILDEATSMLDPQGREEVLTTVRRLREKTQLTVLSITHDLEEALLADRIFVMNNGHKYAEGTPAEIFSRGEELVALGLDLPFAMKMGSLLRANGIALKNEHMSEQELVNDVWTSNFNK; via the coding sequence ATGACAGAAATAATATCACTACATGAAGTCACCTATACATATTCACCAGAAGAAAAGGATGCGCGAAAAGCTGTAGAAAACATTTCTTTTTCTGTCAATGATGGCGAGTGGATTGCAATCGTTGGTCATAATGGTTCTGGTAAATCCACAATGGCGAAACTCATGAATGGACTGTTATTTCCTCAATCGGGGGAAGTACGTGTTCTTGGTGAAACGCTGAATGAAGAGAATTTATGGGATATTCGTTCACAAATGGGCATGGTATTTCAAAACCCAGACAATCAATTTGTCGGGGCTACCGTCCAGGACGATGTCGCTTTTGCTTTGGAAAATAACGGAGTTCCGTTTAAAGATATGGTTGTACGTGTGCACGAGTCCCTTGCGCAAGTGAAAATGGAAAAGTTCTTAGATAGTGAGCCGCATCATTTATCAGGTGGACAGAAGCAACGAGTAGCTATTGCGGGTGCATTGGCTTTAAAGCCGAGAATTCTTATCTTGGATGAAGCTACTTCTATGCTCGACCCACAAGGGCGGGAAGAAGTATTAACTACCGTTCGTAGATTACGGGAGAAAACACAGTTAACGGTTTTATCCATAACGCATGATCTCGAGGAAGCTTTACTTGCGGATCGCATTTTTGTAATGAATAACGGGCACAAATATGCTGAAGGCACACCAGCTGAAATTTTTTCTCGTGGAGAAGAACTGGTGGCACTTGGATTAGATCTGCCATTTGCCATGAAAATGGGCAGTCTATTACGTGCGAATGGAATAGCGTTAAAAAACGAACACATGTCAGAACAAGAGTTGGTGAATGATGTATGGACATCCAACTTCAACAAGTAG
- the rpsM gene encoding 30S ribosomal protein S13, translating into MARIAGVDIPRDKRVVISLTYIFGIGKTTAQKVLATAGVAEDTRVRDLTEDELNKIRESIGAFKVEGDLRREVSLNIKRLMEIGSFRGIRHRRGLPVRGQNTKNNARTRKGPRKTVANKKK; encoded by the coding sequence ATGGCTCGTATTGCTGGTGTTGACATTCCGCGCGATAAACGCGTTGTTATTTCATTAACATATATTTTCGGGATTGGTAAAACAACTGCACAAAAAGTTTTAGCTACTGCAGGAGTTGCTGAAGATACACGCGTGCGTGATCTTACAGAAGACGAATTGAACAAAATTCGTGAATCAATCGGTGCTTTCAAGGTAGAAGGTGACCTTCGCCGTGAAGTATCATTAAACATTAAACGCTTGATGGAAATCGGTTCATTCCGTGGTATCCGTCATCGTAGAGGTTTACCTGTTCGCGGTCAAAATACGAAGAACAATGCGCGTACGCGTAAAGGTCCTCGTAAAACTGTTGCTAACAAGAAAAAATAA
- a CDS encoding alpha/beta hydrolase: protein MRDRESTKLCNGGRKIGYYITVEENVNIYVEDLNPGNGKPILFLHGWPANHKMFEYQFDQLPAMGYRCIGIDHRGFGKSDRPWDGYNYDRMADDVRVIIDTLQLEDVILAGHSMGGAIAIRYMARHEGHKISKLALFGAAAPSFTERPDFLYGKTTEEVNQLIQETYTNRPQMLAGFGDVFFARYLTESFIDWFQSLGLEASGHATAMCLLALRDEDLRNDLAEIHVPTAIFHGKQDKVCPYVLGELMHEGIKGSELIPFYYSGHGLFYCEMKKFNRELVRFIG from the coding sequence ATGAGGGACCGGGAATCTACCAAATTATGTAACGGGGGAAGAAAAATCGGTTATTATATTACGGTTGAAGAGAATGTGAATATTTACGTTGAGGATTTGAATCCTGGAAATGGCAAGCCCATTCTGTTTTTGCATGGGTGGCCAGCTAATCATAAAATGTTTGAATATCAGTTCGATCAGCTACCTGCAATGGGTTACCGCTGTATCGGAATCGATCATCGGGGATTTGGAAAATCTGATCGCCCTTGGGATGGTTATAATTATGATCGAATGGCTGATGATGTACGAGTTATAATCGATACGCTGCAATTGGAGGATGTCATTCTAGCTGGTCACTCAATGGGAGGTGCAATTGCCATACGCTATATGGCCCGCCATGAAGGCCATAAAATTTCAAAGTTGGCTCTTTTTGGCGCAGCTGCACCTTCCTTTACCGAACGTCCTGATTTTCTATATGGAAAAACAACAGAAGAAGTAAATCAATTGATTCAAGAAACGTACACCAATCGACCGCAAATGCTGGCTGGTTTTGGAGATGTTTTTTTCGCAAGGTATCTAACTGAAAGTTTTATTGATTGGTTTCAGAGTCTAGGATTAGAAGCTTCCGGTCATGCAACTGCCATGTGTCTCTTGGCACTAAGGGATGAAGACTTACGAAATGATCTAGCCGAAATCCATGTTCCTACCGCCATTTTCCATGGGAAACAAGATAAAGTATGTCCATATGTATTGGGCGAGTTAATGCATGAGGGTATAAAAGGATCGGAACTCATTCCTTTTTATTACAGTGGGCATGGGTTGTTCTATTGTGAGATGAAAAAATTTAATAGGGAGCTTGTTCGTTTTATCGGATAA
- a CDS encoding energy-coupling factor transporter transmembrane protein EcfT encodes MMEKMIFGRYIPGDSFVHKLDPRSKLVFVFLFIAIVFLANNAVTYALILAFTLGTVLLSRIRLYFLINGLKPIMFLLIFTFLIHIFFTKEGDLLWKWHFIEVYEEGLRQGIFISTRFLVLVFITSILTLTTSPISITDGMEVLLNPFKRFKLPVHELALMMSISLRFIPTLMDETDKILKAQMARGSDISTGSIKERIKAVVPLLIPLFVSAFKRAEDLAVAMEVRGYRGGEGRTRYRQLKWDWRDSTALAMLGLLTLLLWWLRS; translated from the coding sequence ATGATGGAAAAAATGATATTTGGTCGTTATATTCCAGGGGATTCATTTGTACATAAACTGGACCCTCGTTCGAAACTGGTATTTGTCTTTTTGTTTATTGCCATTGTCTTTTTGGCAAACAATGCTGTGACATATGCATTAATTCTTGCATTTACTTTAGGAACTGTTTTGCTATCACGTATTCGTCTATATTTCTTAATTAATGGGTTGAAACCCATCATGTTTTTACTCATATTTACTTTCCTGATACACATCTTCTTTACAAAAGAAGGAGACTTATTATGGAAATGGCATTTTATCGAAGTGTATGAAGAAGGACTGAGACAAGGTATTTTCATTTCCACTAGATTTTTGGTTCTGGTCTTTATCACATCCATTTTAACACTGACCACTTCGCCGATTTCAATAACAGATGGAATGGAAGTTCTATTGAACCCATTCAAACGTTTCAAATTACCCGTGCATGAACTCGCGTTGATGATGTCGATTTCGTTGCGCTTTATTCCAACATTGATGGATGAAACTGATAAAATTTTGAAAGCCCAGATGGCCCGCGGTTCAGATATTAGTACGGGCTCCATCAAAGAGCGAATCAAAGCGGTTGTGCCGTTACTCATCCCTTTGTTTGTCAGTGCATTTAAACGGGCTGAAGATTTAGCTGTAGCGATGGAAGTACGTGGCTACCGTGGTGGAGAAGGGCGAACACGATACCGTCAATTAAAGTGGGATTGGCGCGATAGTACGGCCCTCGCTATGTTAGGGCTTTTAACTTTATTACTATGGTGGCTCCGATCGTAA
- a CDS encoding energy-coupling factor ABC transporter ATP-binding protein — protein sequence MDIQLQQVGYAYAKGTPFEKRALYDVDLLIPSGSYQAIIGHTGSGKSTLLQHLNALLKPSEGSVQLGDMTIEAGKKAKNLKSIRQKIGIVFQFPEHQLFDETVLKDIMFGPLNFGVPKEEAERRARVLADQLGLPEEVLDKSPFDLSGGQMRRVAIAGVLAMEPSVLVLDEPTAGLDPRGRQEIMDLFHQLHVEKGLTTVLVTHSMEDAARYADRVAIMHDGRCVLSGDPVTIFGNEERLAEYRLAAPRVVRFQRQVEARLGYPLDRLCLTEEQLALEISRVVQRERDSL from the coding sequence ATGGACATCCAACTTCAACAAGTAGGGTATGCCTACGCCAAAGGGACACCTTTTGAAAAACGTGCACTATACGACGTGGATTTACTTATTCCTTCTGGTTCCTACCAGGCTATTATCGGACATACTGGCTCAGGGAAATCGACTTTACTGCAACATTTAAATGCATTATTGAAACCATCTGAAGGGTCAGTACAGCTTGGCGATATGACGATTGAAGCTGGCAAGAAAGCAAAGAACTTAAAATCGATCCGTCAGAAAATTGGCATCGTTTTTCAATTTCCTGAACATCAATTGTTTGATGAGACTGTATTGAAAGATATCATGTTTGGTCCTTTAAACTTTGGCGTACCAAAAGAAGAGGCGGAACGACGGGCACGTGTCTTAGCTGACCAACTGGGTTTACCTGAAGAAGTACTGGATAAGTCACCGTTCGATTTGTCGGGTGGTCAAATGCGACGAGTGGCCATTGCGGGTGTGTTGGCGATGGAACCTAGCGTCTTGGTATTAGATGAGCCTACAGCAGGTTTGGACCCTCGTGGACGTCAGGAAATCATGGATTTGTTCCACCAACTGCATGTAGAAAAAGGATTAACCACGGTTTTGGTAACCCATTCCATGGAAGATGCGGCGCGCTATGCAGATCGAGTAGCGATCATGCATGATGGCCGTTGTGTTCTAAGTGGCGATCCGGTCACTATTTTCGGAAATGAAGAGAGACTTGCTGAATATCGTTTAGCAGCACCACGTGTTGTACGTTTCCAACGTCAAGTTGAAGCTCGACTAGGTTATCCATTGGACAGACTCTGCTTGACAGAAGAACAGTTAGCGCTGGAAATAAGTCGTGTCGTTCAAAGGGAGCGTGATTCCTTATGA
- the rplM gene encoding 50S ribosomal protein L13, translating to MRTTFMAKGHEVERKWLVVDAEGQTLGRLASEVAAILRGKNKPTFTPHVDTGDHVIIINAEKIELTGKKLTDKIYYRHTQFAGGLKKRTALQMRTNYPTKMLELAIKGMLPKNSLGRQTFTKLHVYAGAEHPHAAQKPEAYELRG from the coding sequence ATGCGTACAACATTCATGGCTAAAGGTCACGAAGTAGAGCGTAAATGGTTAGTAGTAGACGCAGAAGGCCAAACACTTGGTCGTTTAGCTTCTGAAGTAGCTGCTATCTTACGTGGAAAAAACAAACCAACATTCACACCACACGTTGACACAGGTGATCACGTGATCATTATCAACGCTGAGAAAATCGAATTGACTGGTAAAAAATTGACAGACAAAATTTACTACCGTCATACACAATTTGCTGGTGGATTGAAAAAACGTACTGCATTACAAATGCGTACAAACTACCCAACAAAAATGCTTGAATTAGCAATTAAAGGGATGCTTCCTAAAAACTCTTTAGGTCGTCAAACGTTCACTAAACTTCACGTATACGCTGGAGCAGAACATCCACATGCAGCACAAAAACCAGAAGCTTATGAGCTTCGCGGATAA
- a CDS encoding DUF4386 domain-containing protein: protein MKSSKLNARIIGVLYIVATVTAIIGLILYNPILNDPDYLVSGAKNENQIILGAIFELILACSAIGTAIMLYPYIRKQNESIARGYVCFRFFEAVLIVIGIVSVLSLLTLSQVFVSSDNPSISAYQTSGALLLAVHDWTFILGPNFMLGVNTLMYSYLLYQSKLVPRFISVMGLAGASMIIIAALLEMFGVIQQVSTWGTILAIPIFFFEMILAVWLIVKGFNAKMLQSASVS from the coding sequence GTGAAATCAAGCAAATTAAATGCAAGAATTATCGGAGTGCTTTATATTGTTGCGACGGTTACGGCAATCATAGGACTTATTTTGTATAATCCGATTCTCAATGACCCTGATTACCTCGTTTCGGGAGCTAAAAATGAAAACCAGATAATACTTGGGGCGATTTTTGAGTTGATTCTGGCATGTTCTGCTATTGGCACTGCCATTATGCTATATCCATATATAAGAAAACAAAATGAAAGTATTGCACGTGGGTATGTGTGTTTCCGTTTTTTTGAAGCCGTTCTCATTGTAATTGGCATAGTCAGCGTACTTTCTCTATTGACGTTGAGCCAGGTATTCGTAAGTTCAGATAATCCGAGTATATCCGCATATCAAACTTCAGGCGCATTGTTACTGGCAGTACATGACTGGACTTTTATTTTGGGTCCCAACTTCATGTTAGGTGTAAACACTTTGATGTATAGCTATTTGCTTTATCAATCTAAACTTGTACCCCGATTTATATCCGTCATGGGCCTTGCAGGAGCATCAATGATTATAATCGCAGCTTTGTTAGAAATGTTCGGAGTGATTCAGCAGGTTTCAACATGGGGAACCATCCTGGCAATCCCGATCTTCTTCTTTGAAATGATATTAGCGGTATGGCTGATCGTGAAAGGGTTCAATGCAAAAATGCTTCAATCTGCTTCGGTTTCATAA
- the truA gene encoding tRNA pseudouridine(38-40) synthase TruA — protein MKRLKAIIMYDGYGFAGYQVQPNARTVQLELERVLTKMHKGTIVRVVASGRTDAGVHATGQVIHFDTDLQFPIERWQRALNVQLPGDIRVVSVEEVSSDFHARYGTSGKVYRYKWGLGDVESPFKRHYVVYMPGINPDIERMREAAQAFLGTHDFTSFCSARTEVVDRVRTIKRLELLENEHGELHMIIEGDGFLYNMVRIIAGNLWEVGIGRREPGDMALMLAAMDRKKAGKTAPAHGLYLESVFYSE, from the coding sequence GTGAAACGCTTAAAAGCAATTATCATGTATGACGGCTATGGATTTGCCGGCTATCAAGTACAGCCTAATGCACGGACGGTTCAGCTTGAATTAGAACGCGTCCTTACAAAAATGCACAAAGGGACAATCGTCCGTGTAGTGGCAAGTGGCCGCACAGATGCTGGTGTTCATGCGACTGGACAAGTCATCCATTTTGATACCGACCTGCAATTTCCCATCGAGCGATGGCAACGGGCACTAAATGTTCAGCTGCCCGGTGATATCCGCGTGGTGTCTGTTGAAGAAGTTTCAAGTGACTTTCATGCCCGATATGGTACTTCAGGCAAAGTATATCGATACAAATGGGGCTTAGGAGACGTTGAGAGCCCTTTTAAGCGTCATTACGTCGTATATATGCCTGGAATCAATCCGGACATCGAGCGAATGAGAGAAGCCGCTCAAGCGTTTTTAGGCACACATGATTTTACGAGTTTTTGTTCAGCTCGCACAGAAGTTGTCGACCGGGTGCGAACCATCAAACGATTGGAATTGCTTGAAAATGAGCATGGTGAACTTCATATGATCATTGAAGGCGACGGGTTTTTATATAATATGGTTCGCATCATTGCGGGGAATTTGTGGGAAGTTGGGATTGGTCGTCGCGAGCCGGGCGACATGGCACTAATGCTTGCCGCAATGGATCGCAAAAAGGCAGGTAAAACCGCGCCAGCACACGGTTTGTACTTGGAATCTGTATTTTATTCTGAATGA
- the infA gene encoding translation initiation factor IF-1: MAKDDVIEVEGTVVETLPNAMFKVELENGHTILAHVSGKIRMHFIRILPGDKVTIELSPYDLTRGRITYRFK; this comes from the coding sequence ATGGCGAAAGACGATGTAATTGAAGTCGAAGGTACAGTTGTTGAGACTTTGCCAAACGCGATGTTTAAGGTAGAATTGGAAAACGGTCATACGATTCTTGCACATGTTTCGGGCAAAATCCGTATGCACTTTATCCGCATCCTGCCTGGAGATAAAGTCACAATTGAACTTTCTCCTTACGATTTAACTCGCGGTCGTATCACATACCGTTTTAAATAA
- the rpmJ gene encoding 50S ribosomal protein L36 codes for MKVRPSVKPICEKCKVIRRRGKVMVICENPKHKQKQG; via the coding sequence ATGAAAGTGAGACCATCTGTGAAACCGATCTGCGAAAAATGTAAAGTTATTCGCCGACGCGGTAAAGTAATGGTAATCTGTGAAAATCCTAAACATAAACAAAAACAAGGCTAA
- the rpsI gene encoding 30S ribosomal protein S9 yields MAQVQYIGTGRRKSSTARVRLVPGEGKIVINKRDVEDYVPFATLREIIKQPLVATETVGSYDIHVNVNGGGYTGQAGAIRHGIARALLHVDPDFRPALKSAGLLTRDSRMKERKKYGLKGARRAPQFSKR; encoded by the coding sequence TTGGCACAAGTTCAATATATCGGCACAGGTCGTCGTAAAAGCTCAACTGCACGTGTACGTTTAGTACCGGGCGAAGGCAAAATCGTAATCAACAAACGTGACGTAGAAGACTACGTACCATTCGCAACATTACGCGAAATCATCAAACAACCATTAGTAGCAACTGAAACAGTTGGAAGCTACGATATCCATGTAAACGTTAATGGTGGTGGATACACAGGTCAAGCAGGCGCAATCCGTCATGGTATTGCTCGTGCACTACTTCATGTAGATCCTGATTTCCGTCCAGCATTGAAATCTGCAGGATTGTTAACTCGTGACTCACGCATGAAAGAACGTAAAAAATACGGTCTTAAAGGCGCTCGTCGTGCACCTCAGTTCTCAAAACGTTAA
- the rpsK gene encoding 30S ribosomal protein S11 — translation MARKQQTRKRRVKKNIESGIAHIRSTFNNTIVTITDMQGNAVSWSSAGSLGFKGSRKSTPFAAQMAAEAAAKASVEHGLKTLEVTVKGPGAGREAAIRALQAAGLDVTAIKDVTPVPHNGCRPPKRRRV, via the coding sequence ATGGCACGTAAACAACAAACACGTAAGCGTCGTGTGAAAAAGAATATCGAATCCGGTATTGCTCACATCCGCTCTACATTTAACAACACAATTGTAACGATTACAGATATGCAAGGAAATGCGGTATCTTGGTCAAGTGCTGGTTCACTTGGTTTCAAAGGTTCTCGTAAATCAACTCCGTTTGCTGCGCAAATGGCTGCTGAAGCAGCGGCGAAAGCTTCTGTGGAACATGGTCTTAAGACGTTAGAAGTAACGGTAAAAGGTCCTGGTGCTGGTCGTGAAGCTGCAATTCGTGCACTTCAAGCTGCTGGTCTAGATGTTACAGCTATTAAAGATGTAACTCCAGTTCCGCATAACGGTTGCCGACCACCAAAACGTCGTCGCGTGTAA
- a CDS encoding DNA-directed RNA polymerase subunit alpha, translated as MIEIEKPKIETVEISEGAKFGKFVVEPLERGYGNTLGNSLRRILLSSLPGAAVTSIQIDGVLHEFSTIEGVVEDVASVIMNVKKLALKIYSDEEKVIEIDVKGDGTVTAADITHDSDVEILNPDLYIATIGKNGHLRMRMYAQRGRGYTPADQNKREDLPIGVIPIDSIYTPVSRVNFQVENTRVGQMTNFDKLSLDVWTDGSIGPKEAISLGAKILTEHLNIFVGMTDEAKTAEIMVEKEEDQKEKVLEMTIEELDLSVRSYNCLKRAGINTVLELANKSEDDMMKVRNLGRKSLEEVKAKLEELGLGLRKED; from the coding sequence ATGATCGAAATTGAAAAACCAAAGATTGAAACGGTTGAGATCAGCGAAGGTGCCAAATTTGGCAAGTTTGTTGTAGAACCGCTTGAGCGTGGATATGGAAACACATTAGGTAATTCCCTACGTCGTATCCTTTTGTCTTCTTTACCAGGGGCTGCTGTAACTTCTATTCAAATTGATGGCGTGCTTCACGAGTTCTCTACTATTGAGGGCGTAGTTGAAGATGTCGCTTCAGTTATTATGAACGTGAAGAAACTAGCTCTTAAAATCTACTCTGACGAAGAAAAAGTCATTGAGATTGATGTTAAAGGTGATGGAACGGTTACAGCTGCTGACATTACACATGACAGTGATGTAGAAATTTTAAATCCTGATCTCTATATTGCAACAATCGGTAAAAATGGTCATTTGCGTATGCGTATGTATGCACAACGCGGCCGCGGTTACACTCCTGCTGATCAAAACAAACGTGAGGATCTTCCTATCGGCGTGATCCCAATCGACTCTATATATACTCCAGTTTCACGCGTCAATTTCCAAGTAGAAAATACTCGTGTTGGTCAAATGACTAACTTCGATAAACTTTCTCTTGATGTGTGGACAGATGGCAGCATCGGTCCTAAAGAGGCGATTTCGCTTGGCGCGAAAATTTTAACGGAGCATTTAAATATCTTCGTTGGTATGACTGATGAGGCAAAAACTGCTGAAATCATGGTTGAGAAAGAAGAAGACCAAAAAGAAAAAGTGTTGGAGATGACTATCGAAGAGCTTGATCTTTCTGTTCGTTCTTATAACTGCTTGAAGCGCGCTGGTATCAACACGGTACTTGAGTTAGCTAACAAGTCAGAAGACGACATGATGAAAGTACGTAACCTTGGACGTAAATCACTAGAAGAAGTAAAAGCGAAGTTAGAAGAGCTTGGCTTAGGATTACGCAAAGAAGACTAA
- the rplQ gene encoding 50S ribosomal protein L17: MGYRKLGRTSSQRKAMLRDLTTDLIINERIQTTEARAKELRSVVEKMITLGKRGDLHARRQAASYIRRELVTATDEEGTETTVYALQKLFDDVAPRYADRQGGYTRIMKMGPRRGDGAPVVVIELV; the protein is encoded by the coding sequence ATGGGTTACAGAAAACTTGGTCGTACAAGTTCTCAACGTAAAGCGATGTTACGTGACTTAACAACTGATTTGATCATCAACGAACGCATTCAAACGACAGAAGCTCGTGCGAAAGAACTTCGTTCAGTTGTTGAAAAAATGATTACATTAGGTAAACGTGGAGATTTGCATGCACGCCGTCAAGCTGCATCTTATATTCGTCGTGAACTAGTGACTGCTACTGATGAAGAAGGCACTGAAACAACAGTTTATGCTTTGCAAAAATTGTTTGATGATGTAGCACCACGCTACGCTGATCGTCAAGGCGGATACACACGTATTATGAAAATGGGACCTCGTCGTGGAGACGGAGCACCTGTTGTAGTGATTGAATTAGTTTAA